The following is a genomic window from Mus pahari chromosome 1, PAHARI_EIJ_v1.1, whole genome shotgun sequence.
CCACAATATACCTGTGTAGATGAGAGCATTGTTTGTAAAacagttctgtccttctaccgTATAAGTCTCCAAACTGGAACTCATGTGGACAGGATTAGGAGTATGTGACTCCCACTGAAAGGTTTCATTCTCTTTTCTACCTATTTTCCAACCCAATTAATCCAATTGATATTAATGATATTTGCATGTGGGGGTCATCATTGTCAAGATTCAGACAACCTCCCTaccattttcacacacacacacacacacacacacacacacacacaaatgagtgtCCCTCTCTAGCATTCATCAACTGCCAAGAACCTGTTACTCCATGCAGGagagtatttcatttttattttttgagaatttcaaataTGAGTACCATATTTGCATCATCCCCTCACCACAACTCTTCTTATGCTTTTCTACTTCCTCTCAAATTCagggcattttcttctttatattatGTTACTagtaggcacatgcacacacacacacatacacacacacacacaaacacacacgtgtgtgtgtttgtgagcatgtATAGAAGCAACTTAATCTATTTACTGCTGCTCATACTAAATGTCACATTTAAGTGTGACCACTTTCAATTTAGTAATCCATAAGGAGGGCTCATCCCTGAAGAAGACTGATTGTCTCTAGCTCTGTAGCCACTGATTGCTTGTAGCAATGGCATCTAGGGATGAATCCTTGTGAGATTTCCATATTCACACTGACATGTGTATTGATGTCATCACTATACAGGTCTTGTTAAGATTATTGAGAGGTTTTAAGATTGTTGAGATTGTGTGGGTGCAGCCtccctgtcatgtctagaagactcTATCTAGATGCAGATATCTGGATTTCTGGATATTACCATCTATCTTCTCCATTGTTCTCAATGTTCCCTGAATCTTAGGTATGGTGATTTTGTTGTAGATGTACAATATAGGTCCATGAAACCCATGATCATATGTTTGTCATACTTAGACCTGTTCTGGCTTTGCAGTATCTTCCATATACTGCTACTTGTGGTATCCAGATACTGAATTCAAGTCACTTAAGACAGCCCATAAATAATCATTTAAGAGAATGCTATGCCAAGAGCCCCCCAAATGTagcaatataaaatattcagTTAAACCAGATGAGAATGCCAAAAATAAGTACATTTGAACACACATAAAAGAGTGTGTATTCTAGATGTGTATTCTATACAAtatgtgaatataaaatatatattctaaaggATAGATTACAATATACATAgaagaatacaaatgaaaaaatattgaaTAGTGTTCAGAAATGCAGTTCAGAAATTAGAACCTGTGATAAACAGCAAGCACTACAAACATAAATGAGTAAAAGATCCTAAACAGAAAACCACTACATGTCTAATCATAAATACACCATCTATTTAACTAGGCACAGTATAATACAGAAGCTAAAATATGAAGACTTATAGTTTGATTGAAAGACTTAGAAATATAGActtagaaaattaatataaagacTTATAAGAAAAGACTTAGAATGTTCTCTAAGAGACTACTGAAGCATAGAGGACATTGCTGTTTCCTTTGCTTGCCCCTCGGAGGTAGAAATTAAGTACCTATTGCTGATGACACCATGTATTCCAAACACAGGGTCCAGAGACATGTGAGCTGGAGTTGATTTAAGTGTCTTCTCATTCATGTACCAGAAGATACCATGCAAGGTTCTAAGGGAAGGAAGTGATTAGTAGTCATGTTCAGTTCTGATGCCTATGAATATCATCGAAGGCCATCAAGGCATAATAATCCTAAGGCTGAACAGACAACTCACATAACTCTGTACTAATCAACAGTTCTTCAATTTGACTTAACATGTGATCAAAAGGGGGGAATCATATGTGACATGGGAAACCTATCTATTTATTCAGGACTAGAGAAATCATGAATCTTGGAGGAAAATCTACAACCATTGCTGTATTCATTAGCATAATTCCTAaattcattctaaatatttgtccttatacccacatcTAAGTGTAGTCCTCACTCTCATTGTGAAAAGTTCTCTTTGTAACAGACAAAGACAActaaggaaaattagaaaaaatgcaGATGTATGGAACACAGTCAAAgggaatatatgtataaatgaatcCCATACCTGATGTTCAGAGAACATTGAAGAGTAGGAAAGCAGAAAAACTGTAAGAGACCAGAAATAAGGGAGAGCATGTATCCTAGTTAACATATCTTTTTCcatcatttaattttaatctgacatggctttatttaaaaataggcaTCTAGTAGCAATATTGTTATGTCTCTATATTTGTTTCACAATATTCAAGCTAGAGGAGCAAGTCAAATAAGGAACAATGAAGGAATAAATTGTGAAGCTGTGGGAGTCACATACAGAACATGATTACTCCACAGTTAAGAACCCAGGGATCAGGttatttattacatgttgaagTTTTAATATATGTCATGCTATGAGAGATAAATGTAAAGAGAAATATATGACATTATTTCATTTGGAAGTAGAATGTGTTTTAAAGTGTCAGTATTTATATAATGactatatatgactatatataagGAAATAATGCACTTCTTACCAAATCTTCATTAGAAGGtgaaaaacaaagttttaaaaatattaacaaaatattaagtaaaagaaagtgtcaattatttttctgttgctgtgatgacaAAGTCTactcataaaaaatattttataggatATCTCATAATTCTCATGGGGTGGAATCCATGATTATCATGTCCGGAAGCCTGAGAAAAGGCTGGCAGGTTGGCATGGCAATGAAGCAGTTTCCAGAAGCTTATATCTGACCCTCAAGAATGAGGAGATAAAGAGATAGTAGGGAATAGTactggcttttgaaacctcaaaggtcaCCCCGAGTGATATATATTCAAACAAGGACACACATTTTAATCcatcccaaacagttccaccaacttggGGCTAAGCATTCCAAAATGAGACAGTAGAGGAAAATTTTCAGGTTCACCACCACATTCCAGTTCTTGGACCATGTAAGTTTGTTGCTATATCACAGTAGAAAATACACTAAGTCCAACTTGaaaagtcctcatagtctttCACAGTACCAACacagtttaaaagtccaaagtctcttatGATACTCAAGGCAACCTCTTAATTGTAACTCCTTGTCAAATCAAAAAAGCACAATATTTGTTTCCCACATACAGAGGCACAGATCAATCATTACCATCCATTCCAAGAGAAATATTGTGAAGAAATACTGGGCCAAGccgaaggaggaaaaaaaatgaatatttatatgacCTGCTGTATAGGTTAGCTTGTTCAACTATAACAACCATTTAGCAACATGTATATCACACATCGTGCTACAGTCTTTTAATTTGCACTATAAATTTTAGtttggaacaaaaatatgaacagcATATTTACCTCTAATATAAAAAATTTTGActggaggaaaaatgaaaatttagaaatataagagagtgttttgtgttttgattaggTTCTATAGCCACTTAAAAATTGTTGATTTGTTTACATTAATCTGTTGATATTCTGTTCTCTTAATTGTACTGCAACTGAATTTATCACACATCGCACCTTTAAAATTGAAATACTGTTCTGTAGAAAATTTTACTAAACATTACATCCTCAAGTTTTTAGATGCTACTAGCTCCTGAAATGgtataaatttaaaacaagtttGATATCAAGGGAGCCTATTATAGAGGACCTCATTGGAAACCTATCATgaggaaagagtcagagagaaggagaatcaTGACAAAGTCAACACCCAATCATGGCAAGCTAAGAAGGACActgtgaaaggaagaaaaaagggcaGACACTCTCAAACTTTCCATGTGCATGGCTGTTGATGGATCATATTATTAGACTGAGCACACTCTTCTAATGCTGAAAATGGAATAAATAGTGAACTTGAAGGTAAGGAATCTGCTAGGTAAAGAGTGATTTAACACACTTCTCTTAAGAATGTTTACTTCTTTCCAAAATATTAATATAAGAAAGACTATCacagccaggcacggtggtgcatgcctttaatcccagcattgggaggcagaggcagcctggtctacaaagtgagttccaggacagccagggctatacagagaaatcctgtctggaaaaaacaaacaaacaaacaaaagactatcATACATTTATTAAAACCTAGAGAAATAAGTAAGTTCTGTGACTATAACTTATCTGTTTAGAACCTTGCACTGAAAAgaaagtttgttttaaaacaggaatttttttttttgcaaaatgtaACAAGAATTTAAACACTTTCAAATTAAGTGAGCAAAGAAATATAACTTTTCATTGCACTTTCTTGAGCTTTCTGCTGAAGAAGGGATTTGTCAATTGTGGTCACTACCTTACCAACTGAGTTAACCTTGGGTAATCAACTAAACAAAGTTATGAAATTTCTACAAACTGTTAAGGACAAAGCTGTTTTTCAAAACTATTTATGCCTGATCAAAGCAGCTCTCAGTCCCTTCCAGACAGTTTTTATTTCCCTAGATCTTCCTAAGGAACCCATCTCTCCAACTTCTTCCTTCTCGGGAGTGTCTTGCATTGCTCTCTGTAGAAGAAGCTTGAGAGTCTTCCATTGAAACCGATGATGCCTAATGGAGCCAACAAGGAAGTAAATGATGGGGTTGGCACAACTGTTAATACAAGACAGAAATACTGTCACTTGACGAAAACTACAAggtatattataataaaatttcttaatCCACATTAAGAGGAACCAGTAGATCCCATAGGGCAGACCAAAGAGCAGGAAGACAAGCACTGTAAGCACAATGGTCACATACAACCTGGTCACAGGAATCTTGTGTAAGCCACAGAAGATAGTAATCACCAAGGCCAGACTGGATCCCAAGAGAAccacaaataaaacaattaaccatGTAGTAGTGATTAAATCAAATGTCTTACACCAACCCGGGTCACTGGTATAAGATAGGAAGCcacattcatttccttccagGAGGCTCATCACCAGGGACAAGACCCAAAGCAGGGTACACATGACAACTGATGTATGCCTTGGGCGTTGGCAGCGGTACCAGATGGGCCACATGACAGATAGGAAGCGTTCAATGCTAATGACAGTGAGGATGCTCAGACCACAAAGATAAGCAAAGTTTAACACCACAGTGGAAAATGGAGGAATTTTAGTGGGGATGAAGTAGATGTTCAAGATATTATAAAAACAATGTACAATTTGAAAGCACATGAAAACAAAGTCAGCACCAGCAAGGTTGAGGATGTAGACAGAGAAGACATTCCTGCGCATCTGGAAGCCCAGAAGCCATAACACTGTGGCATTTCCAACCAGCCCAAATAAGGCAATGatgagggaaagaaaaatcatggTACGAGACACAACTTCACAAAATGGCATTCCAATGTCAATGCTTTCTTTCAGTGCTGTAATGTTAATTGTCCAGTCTGCGATGTGTAAGTCCTCTATTAGGAGATTTTCAGTAATgtttctgcaaagaaaaaaaaagacatgaacacATTTTGTCTACACTTGGATTCTCAGGACCACCCTTATATGTGTTAATGGTTTACCTGGTTcataaaacaggaaaacaggaTGGTAGAGATTaagtaatttataaaaatcaatatttctgGAGCCTTAACTTAAAAATAGCCTGTATATATTTAAGTTATCTACAAACCATATTCTGTATTGATGGAGGGGGGGCGTTGAGAAGAAAATAAGTGCCAGCAGTGCAAAATAAAAGGTATTATGACACAGAAACATCTACAAGGTTTGAAGACAGAGATATTCTCTTGGAGGAGCAGTATAGAAATTGCCCTACAAGCCATCTTAGCTGACCTGTGGACTGCCAACCGTATATATACTGGAGAAGGAAGAATTCCATGAATTCAATGACAGTctgaactacatagtaagttccaggaaaacCTTGGTTGTGGGAGAAAGgaatcagaggagagagagagagagagagagagagagagagagagagagagagagaataagaaatcTGAGAGTCAATATTTGGAGACCAAACTTATAAATAGTTTGTGCATAGGATAGGACTGGGATGCAAActaaaacacagaaaaccaattctataaaataaaagatggatTTTCCTTGATGTTCAGGAAGATATGGACATTCAAACACAGAGGTTTTCCAAATgtacataaaaagaaatgaaccaaTAGACATCAAACAATTGTAAAGTGTCAAGATTACATGACACATAAAAATGCTAATGTTAAAATTCCCTTCCTGAACTCATTCATCCACCTTCATTAGGCTTACTTATCTGGAAGCATATACAATAATTTCTCTCCCTATATCCATTTCGTGTCTGCAGAGTCCTCTGGGCCATGCCCAGCTTCGCTGAGCAGCCAATTGtcactcccccacctccactgaacagtcatctctctctctagccATCTTCCTAAGACCTGTTGATGCATGTTCAATTTCCCACTAAACCCATTCTACTGTCTTTTGAGTCCTCTGAGGAATTCCCTGCTGCTATTAGTCATATACTATCCTCCTGAGCACCATTGTACCAGTACTTTGCTGCCTGTCTTTCCCCTGCAATCCTCTATCATATGTTTCCTGAGGGACACACCCAACATCTGGGAGACTTGCATTACCAGATGAGTTCCATTGTCTAGCCCAAAGATACCTACCAGAGGCCTGGAAACATCAGGAAATCAAAGTTCTGTCACCTTTAAATACATGGCATATCAGGAACATCCANGGACAGATAGATGGTTAAAGGTCATCATAAGACCAGAATGAACAAAAGCCATGACAATATCCAACCTTCAGATAACATGTATCTTACTACAACAAACCATGAATGCCCTAACAAACATAACTATGACCTTAAATCTCATCTTCTGAAGATGATAGAATCTTTATATAGaaattaataaatcacttaaagaaatacaggaaaatataataaaaagatagaggcttttaaagaggaaacaaataaaccccttaaagaaatacagaaaaatctaagaaaacaggagaagaaaatgaatgaaactgatcaagacttgaaaataaaaatagaagcaataaagacatCACAGACTGAGTcagtcctggagatggaaaacctatgCAAGGGAccagacaaaaacagacacaaa
Proteins encoded in this region:
- the LOC110335029 gene encoding mas-related G-protein coupled receptor member B1-like codes for the protein MPFCEVVSRTMIFLSLIIALFGLVGNATVLWLLGFQMRRNVFSVYILNLAGADFVFMCFQIVHCFYNILNIYFIPTKIPPFSTVVLNFAYLCGLSILTVISIERFLSVMWPIWYRCQRPRHTSVVMCTLLWVLSLVMSLLEGNECGFLSYTSDPGWCKTFDLITTTWLIVLFVVLLGSSLALVITIFCGLHKIPVTRLYVTIVLTVLVFLLFGLPYGIYWFLLMWIKKFYYNIPCSFRQVTVFLSCINSCANPIIYFLVGSIRHHRFQWKTLKLLLQRAMQDTPEKEEVGEMGSLGRSREIKTVWKGLRAALIRHK